One segment of Streptosporangium brasiliense DNA contains the following:
- a CDS encoding ABC transporter permease subunit, whose protein sequence is MTGALASEWLKLRSARSTWYVLGAVVASVLLMAVFTRYVVNLWEGLPAERRAGLRAAEPERLVLLPVQICAAVLGVLTITSEYATGMIRTSLVAVPRRGAVLAAKAVAVAAVALAAGQASVFAAFFAGRAVVGDRPIHGFTAPLAGELPEMLATGLSPMVLALVGLGLGTVLRSTAGAVTCVVVLLYVVPRFAVALPAPWNARVGSVLLEDLTRQLAGEVPMAVGLGRAGAGIGLSPPAALAVMALYVVVALGAAAAVLGRRDVR, encoded by the coding sequence ATGACCGGCGCGCTCGCGTCCGAGTGGCTGAAGCTCCGCTCCGCCCGTTCCACCTGGTACGTCCTCGGCGCGGTCGTGGCCTCCGTCCTGCTCATGGCGGTCTTCACCCGCTACGTGGTGAACCTGTGGGAGGGCCTGCCGGCCGAGCGCCGGGCCGGGCTGCGGGCCGCGGAGCCGGAGCGGCTCGTCCTGCTGCCCGTGCAGATCTGCGCGGCGGTGCTCGGCGTCCTCACGATCACCTCGGAGTACGCCACCGGCATGATCCGCACCAGCCTCGTGGCGGTGCCGCGGCGCGGCGCGGTGCTGGCGGCGAAGGCCGTGGCCGTGGCCGCCGTCGCCCTCGCCGCCGGGCAGGCGAGCGTGTTCGCGGCGTTCTTCGCCGGCCGGGCGGTCGTCGGGGACCGCCCCATCCACGGTTTCACGGCGCCGCTAGCCGGAGAGCTCCCCGAGATGCTGGCCACCGGGCTGTCGCCGATGGTGCTCGCCCTGGTGGGGCTCGGCCTGGGCACCGTCCTGCGCTCCACCGCGGGGGCGGTCACCTGCGTCGTCGTACTGCTGTACGTGGTCCCGAGGTTCGCGGTCGCGCTGCCCGCGCCCTGGAACGCCAGGGTCGGCTCGGTGCTGCTGGAGGACCTGACACGGCAGCTCGCGGGCGAGGTCCCCATGGCGGTCGGCCTCGGGAGGGCGGGCGCGGGGATCGGCCTGTCCCCGCCGGCGGCGCTGGCGGTGATGGCCCTGTACGTCGTCGTCGCGCTCGGTGCGGCGGCCGCCGTACTCGGCAGGAGGGACGTCCGGTGA
- a CDS encoding ABC transporter permease: MTDVLAAEWLKLRSVRSTWYVLGLVALAVPVAAFLALQGVNGWDGLPPERRTRFQAPPVEQVLLPLVQLCMGVLAVLSITSEYATGTIRASLAAVPRRRRVLAGKAVVVAGISLLGGLLFLAGAFAAGRAVVGDRPLSPGYVTPPEAEIPMLLASGLSVAVVALVGLGLGAVLRSAAGAIVTVSALLFVLPVVAALLPAPWGGRAGSVLLPDLAGQLVDHPSAVGDLPPLGALAVLAAYVVAALGAGAAVLTRRDA; this comes from the coding sequence GTGACCGACGTGCTCGCGGCCGAGTGGCTGAAGCTCCGCTCCGTCCGCTCCACCTGGTACGTCCTCGGCCTGGTCGCCCTGGCCGTGCCGGTGGCCGCCTTCCTGGCGCTGCAGGGCGTGAACGGCTGGGACGGCCTGCCGCCCGAGCGCCGGACGCGCTTCCAGGCGCCGCCCGTCGAGCAGGTCCTCCTGCCGCTCGTCCAGCTGTGCATGGGCGTCCTCGCCGTGCTGTCGATCACCTCGGAGTACGCCACCGGAACGATCCGCGCCAGCCTCGCGGCCGTGCCGCGCCGCCGGAGGGTGCTCGCCGGGAAGGCGGTGGTCGTCGCCGGGATCTCCCTCCTCGGCGGCCTGCTGTTCCTGGCCGGGGCGTTCGCCGCCGGCCGGGCGGTCGTCGGCGACCGGCCGCTGAGCCCCGGCTACGTGACCCCGCCCGAGGCGGAGATCCCGATGCTGCTCGCCTCCGGCCTGTCGGTGGCCGTGGTGGCACTCGTCGGCCTGGGCCTGGGGGCGGTCCTGCGCTCGGCCGCCGGGGCGATCGTCACCGTCAGCGCGCTGCTGTTCGTGCTCCCCGTGGTGGCGGCCCTGCTGCCCGCCCCGTGGGGCGGCCGGGCCGGCTCGGTGCTGCTGCCCGATCTCGCGGGGCAGCTCGTGGACCACCCGTCCGCCGTGGGAGACCTCCCGCCGCTCGGGGCGCTGGCGGTGCTGGCGGCGTACGTGGTCGCCGCCCTGGGCGCGGGAGCCGCCGTGCTGACCCGCAGGGACGCCTGA
- a CDS encoding ABC transporter substrate-binding protein, protein MTIIAGTGRATRPRSPLVRPLPAARAAAPAQPAGHTAAEVAALVEQLTAARPRIETVTVGHGRDAASRAAAQAFVRSWEAAGGTVLAVVDWPEEAASWLRPARRFAAGDPDAWVVAGAALGWAQMSRRLRHSTGWQPRRTYAFACLGDVRVVELAGPATLEDMRGVAADGSTWRIGRGLITYYPHPDEGPR, encoded by the coding sequence ATGACAATCATCGCGGGCACCGGAAGAGCCACCCGGCCGCGTTCACCGCTGGTCCGTCCCCTCCCCGCCGCGCGGGCGGCGGCTCCGGCGCAGCCGGCCGGGCACACCGCCGCCGAGGTGGCGGCGCTGGTGGAGCAGCTGACCGCGGCCCGGCCGCGGATCGAGACGGTCACCGTCGGCCACGGGCGCGACGCCGCCTCCCGGGCGGCGGCCCAGGCGTTCGTCCGGAGCTGGGAGGCCGCGGGCGGAACCGTGCTGGCAGTCGTCGACTGGCCCGAGGAGGCCGCGTCCTGGCTGCGCCCGGCGCGGCGGTTCGCCGCCGGCGATCCCGACGCGTGGGTGGTGGCCGGCGCCGCGCTGGGATGGGCGCAGATGAGCCGCCGGCTGCGGCACAGCACCGGCTGGCAGCCGCGGCGCACCTACGCCTTCGCCTGCCTGGGCGACGTGCGGGTCGTGGAGCTGGCCGGACCGGCCACGCTGGAGGACATGCGCGGGGTGGCGGCGGACGGCAGCACCTGGCGGATCGGCCGCGGCCTGATCACCTACTACCCGCACCCTGACGAGGGCCCCCGATGA
- a CDS encoding 2OG-Fe(II) oxygenase: MSTASRRADVTAGPRARATTPVDQIDWPALTAEVNAYGCALTPPLLTPAECASVSGLYEEAGLFRSTVDMARYRFGSGQYRYFDSPFPDLVQRLRQAFYPRLLPIARDWAAKLGRSAPWPDSLDEWLEMCHAAGQTKPTPILLRYRQGDWNALHRDLYGDLVFPLQVVIGLDEPGVDHTGGEFLMVEQRPRAQSRGTSTLLRQGHGLVFTTRDRPVESARGWSAAPVRHGVSTIRSGTRHTLGLVFHDAA, encoded by the coding sequence ATGAGCACCGCATCCCGGCGGGCCGACGTCACCGCGGGCCCGCGGGCCCGCGCCACCACCCCCGTCGACCAGATCGACTGGCCCGCGCTGACAGCGGAGGTCAACGCCTACGGGTGCGCCCTGACCCCGCCGCTGCTGACCCCGGCCGAGTGCGCGAGCGTCTCCGGACTGTACGAGGAGGCCGGACTCTTCCGCTCCACGGTCGACATGGCCCGCTACCGGTTCGGATCCGGGCAGTACCGCTACTTCGACAGCCCGTTCCCCGACCTGGTGCAGCGGCTGCGGCAGGCGTTCTATCCGCGGCTGCTGCCCATCGCCCGCGACTGGGCCGCCAAGCTCGGCAGGAGCGCGCCCTGGCCCGACAGCCTGGACGAGTGGCTGGAGATGTGCCACGCGGCGGGACAGACCAAGCCGACGCCGATCCTGCTGCGCTATCGCCAGGGCGACTGGAACGCCCTCCACCGCGACCTGTACGGCGACCTCGTCTTCCCCCTGCAGGTCGTCATCGGCCTGGACGAGCCCGGCGTCGACCACACCGGCGGGGAGTTCCTGATGGTCGAGCAGCGGCCCCGCGCCCAGTCCCGGGGCACCTCGACGCTGCTGCGGCAGGGCCACGGCCTGGTCTTCACCACCCGTGACCGCCCGGTGGAGTCGGCGCGCGGCTGGTCGGCCGCCCCGGTCCGCCACGGGGTCAGCACCATCCGCTCGGGCACCCGTCACACCCTGGGCCTGGTCTTCCACGACGCCGCGTGA
- a CDS encoding alpha/beta hydrolase has protein sequence MAIKNVVLVHGAWGDGSHWRGVIPLLAARGYTVTAVQNPLTSLDDDIHRTRTLLNAQDGPVLLVGHSYGGAVIGGAGHAPNVAGLVYVAAFAPDADENLGGLLARDGGPVPEGFLKPDADGFLWIDFEAFPDAFAQDLDPTDALVMARTQKPIAARCFEDRAGAPAWRDKPAWYQVSSQDRMIPPVTEAWMAERMNARATVTLDAGHASLASHPQDVAALIDQAATAL, from the coding sequence ATGGCCATCAAGAATGTGGTTCTCGTCCACGGCGCGTGGGGTGACGGCTCGCACTGGCGCGGGGTGATCCCCTTGCTCGCGGCGCGCGGCTATACCGTCACCGCAGTGCAGAACCCGCTCACCTCGCTGGATGACGACATCCACCGTACCCGTACCCTCCTGAACGCGCAGGACGGGCCGGTCCTGCTGGTCGGCCACTCCTACGGCGGAGCGGTCATCGGCGGCGCGGGCCACGCCCCCAACGTCGCCGGCCTCGTCTATGTCGCCGCGTTCGCGCCCGACGCGGACGAGAATCTGGGCGGCCTGCTGGCCCGTGACGGCGGCCCGGTCCCGGAGGGTTTCCTGAAGCCGGACGCCGACGGGTTCCTGTGGATCGACTTCGAGGCGTTCCCCGACGCCTTCGCCCAGGACCTCGATCCGACGGACGCTCTGGTGATGGCACGTACCCAGAAGCCGATCGCCGCGCGCTGCTTCGAGGACAGGGCCGGTGCTCCGGCATGGCGGGACAAGCCCGCCTGGTACCAGGTCTCCTCCCAGGACCGTATGATCCCGCCGGTCACCGAGGCTTGGATGGCCGAACGCATGAACGCACGCGCGACCGTGACCCTGGACGCCGGACACGCCTCGCTCGCCTCACACCCGCAGGACGTCGCAGCCCTGATCGACCAGGCCGCGACGGCCCTGTAG